In one Lolium rigidum isolate FL_2022 chromosome 3, APGP_CSIRO_Lrig_0.1, whole genome shotgun sequence genomic region, the following are encoded:
- the LOC124696666 gene encoding FBD-associated F-box protein At5g18780-like, which yields MPKNKKASRAGGADRISALPDAILQHVLSFLQAREAVRSCVLARRWRYLWKSIPVLRLTGCSPVKEFRKFMDYLLVLRDRSPLDACVLNFTKVHIKELRSDMDCVNLWIRYALLCQVRVLSVAFCGIFDVGHLPVASRNLTNLELANVNLNKKFLCFSSCPSLEELKMTKCYFFVQEIFSRSLKCLSIEKCWFYEGRVRISVPSLTSLQLTDAGGKTPFLEDMPELVTATVRFTSACWETRAKSERTANGACGDTSCECCNRAIAGEPKFCYDASCECCYGHDDSKEGCMFLKGLSAATDLKLIAQTELIILERDLRRCPTFSKLKTLSLNEWCVSGGHSALICILQHTPVLENLSLQLSKAPDYIKPVKATYNLLEHSFASENLKIVEVTCEEVDERVHNIMKSLSTCGIPLEKINIRQTNKSSGCFNFICTGFSSL from the exons atgccgaagaacaagaaggcaTCAAGAGCGGGCGGCGCCGACCGCATCAGTGCCCTGCCGGATGCTATTCTGCAGCACGTGCTGTCCTTCTTGCAGGCGCGGGAAGCCGTGCGGTCGTGCGTGCTCGCCCGCCGCTGGCGCTACCTCTGGAAGTCCATTCCCGTGCTTCGTCTCACCGGATGTAGCCCCGTCAAGGAGTTCCGCAAGTTCATGGACTATCTGCTAGTCCTCCGCGACCGCTCGCCTCTGGATGCCTGCGTGCTCAACTTTACTAAAGTCCATATTAAAGAATTAAGAAGTGATATGGACTGCGTGAACCTGTGGATACGGTATGCCTTGCTGTGCCAAGTCCGGGTGCTCAGTGTTGCATTCTGTGGCATTTTCGACGTTGGTCATCTACCTGTAGCATCTCGGAACTTGACCAACCTGGAGCTTGCTAACGTGAACTTAAATAAAAAGTTCCTTTGTTTCTCGAGCTGTCCATCTTTGGAGGAGCTCAAGATGACCAAGTGCTACTTTTTTGTTCAAGAGATCTTTTCCCGTTCCCTCAAATGTCTGAGCATTGAGAAATGCTGGTTTTATGAGGGACGGGTACGTATTTCTGTTCCGAGTCTCACTTCACTTCAACTAACTGATGCCGGCGGTAAAACTCCTTTTCTTGAAGACATGCCAGAATTAGTAACAGCAACAGTTAGATTTACTTCTGCTTGTTGGGAAACTCGTGCTAAAAGTGAAAGGACTGCAAATGGGGCTTGTGGTGATACTTCTTGTGAGTGTTGCAACAGAGCTATTGCTGGCGAGCCCAAGTTTTGCTATGATGCTTCTTGCGAGTGTTGTTACGGCCACGATGACAGCAAAGAAGGTTGTATGTTTCTCAAAGGTCTGTCAGCTGCTACAGATCTGAAGTTGATTGCTCAAACGGAACTG ATTATCCTCGAAAGGGATTTGAGACGATGCCCTACATTTAGTAAACTGAAGACTTTATCACTCAATGAGTGGTGTGTGTCTGGTGGCCACAGTGCACTAATTTGTATTCTCCAACACACTCCGGTTCTAGAGAATCTCTCTCTCCAGCTTTCGAAG GCACCTGATTATATAAAACCAGTGAAAGCAACTTACAATTTATTGGAGCACTCATTTGCATCAGAAAACCTAAAGATAGTTGAAGTCACATGTGAAGAGGTTGATGAGAGAGTTCACAACATTATGAAGTCATTAAGCACCTGTGGCATACCTCTTGAGAAAATTAATATCCGGCAAACAAATAAATCATCTGGCT GTTTTAATTTCATCTGCACAGGCTTCAGCTCACTGTGA